The Chryseobacterium aureum genome contains a region encoding:
- a CDS encoding nuclear transport factor 2 family protein — MEQKHPLPPFTLETALEKIQMAEDAWNSQDPEKVSKAYTQNSEWRNRDTFVNGREEIVAFLQKKWEKELNYQLKKEYWAHTDNRIAVRFEYEYQTKDGNWFRAYGNENWEFDENGLMAKRYASINDLAIREEERKFR; from the coding sequence ATGGAACAGAAACATCCGCTTCCGCCTTTCACCCTTGAAACGGCACTGGAAAAAATTCAAATGGCAGAAGATGCCTGGAACAGTCAGGATCCTGAAAAGGTTTCCAAAGCCTATACCCAAAACAGTGAATGGAGAAACAGAGATACCTTCGTGAATGGAAGAGAAGAGATTGTAGCATTTCTTCAGAAAAAATGGGAGAAAGAACTCAATTATCAACTTAAAAAGGAATATTGGGCACACACAGACAACCGTATTGCCGTTCGTTTTGAGTATGAATACCAGACGAAAGACGGCAACTGGTTCAGGGCGTATGGAAATGAAAACTGGGAGTTTGATGAAAATGGCTTGATGGCGAAAAGATACGCAAGCATCAATGATCTGGCTATCAGAGAAGAGGAACGTAAATTCAGATAA
- a CDS encoding TetR/AcrR family transcriptional regulator, translating into MKSPRERIIETTFRLFAKQGYNSTGINQIISEAEVARASFYQHFKSKEDLCVAFLNVRHEYWFGELNTFVAKEKESKSKVIRAFDFLVYMNEKESFRGCSFLNILSEIPMDNTKILSVIQSHKADLRIYFSELTDDEVSDHIYMLFESSIIESQLFRTNEFIEKSKKIVTNLIL; encoded by the coding sequence ATGAAATCGCCAAGAGAAAGAATCATAGAAACGACCTTCCGGTTGTTCGCAAAACAAGGGTACAATTCTACCGGAATCAATCAGATTATTTCCGAAGCTGAAGTCGCTAGAGCCAGTTTCTATCAGCATTTTAAATCCAAAGAAGATCTGTGCGTAGCATTTCTGAACGTGAGACATGAATATTGGTTTGGTGAACTCAATACCTTTGTAGCCAAAGAAAAAGAGTCGAAATCTAAAGTCATCAGAGCTTTTGATTTTTTAGTTTATATGAATGAAAAGGAAAGCTTCCGGGGATGCAGTTTCCTGAATATCCTATCAGAAATACCCATGGATAATACCAAAATTCTGAGTGTCATTCAGTCCCATAAAGCTGATCTGAGAATCTATTTTTCGGAATTAACAGATGATGAAGTATCTGATCATATCTATATGCTTTTTGAAAGCAGCATTATCGAAAGCCAGCTTTTCAGAACCAATGAATTCATTGAAAAATCAAAAAAAATAGTCACTAATTTAATACTATAA
- a CDS encoding FKBP-type peptidyl-prolyl cis-trans isomerase — protein MGVADLLFKRKKELAEKNLKDGKEYMEEYGKRESVVQLPSGLQYEIITEGDGPKPGPKSTVKCHYHGTTISGKVFDSSVKRGTPASFPLNRVISGWTEALQLMPVGSKWRLIIPPHLAYGDQEISKEIGPNSTLVFEVELLGIK, from the coding sequence ATGGGAGTAGCAGATTTGTTATTTAAACGTAAAAAAGAATTGGCGGAAAAGAACCTGAAAGATGGTAAAGAATATATGGAAGAGTATGGTAAGAGAGAAAGCGTTGTGCAGTTACCAAGCGGCTTGCAGTATGAAATCATCACAGAAGGGGATGGCCCGAAACCAGGCCCTAAATCTACTGTCAAATGCCATTATCACGGAACAACGATTTCCGGAAAAGTATTCGACAGTTCTGTAAAAAGAGGTACCCCTGCATCTTTCCCGCTAAACAGAGTGATTTCAGGATGGACAGAAGCGCTTCAGCTAATGCCTGTAGGCAGCAAGTGGAGACTGATCATACCTCCGCATTTAGCGTATGGAGATCAGGAAATCAGCAAAGAAATCGGGCCAAACAGTACCCTTGTTTTCGAAGTTGAATTGCTGGGTATTAAATAA
- a CDS encoding M23 family metallopeptidase, with amino-acid sequence MKKFLNSKKNVNILLGGLLLVVFAQGVCIAKLFSERDDKTYEVNLVKINTEKDSVDYLKMKTDLTLVDQTVGQLNSFLKSKDITNEKLMMLDQDSISNSVYLSKQANRYSQYLMDLQKKLMQVPLGMPTDGYISSNFGIRKNPIPFKTVYASVKTSAATESKPAVAAAAKPEVKAEPVEKIIELTDSYGNKREVKVMVTPKAAPVAAAPSPAATKTVAGTTVNKTAVAEKNNPPAEADQMQFHKGLDIAVAYGSDVRAAAAGTIIFSGQKGGYGNCVIVSHGNGLATLYGHLSQLIAKVNDKVKVGQVIAKSGNSGRSTGPHLHYEVHKNNTPVNPKLFMNL; translated from the coding sequence ATGAAAAAATTTCTAAACAGCAAGAAGAACGTAAATATCCTTCTGGGAGGACTTTTACTAGTAGTTTTTGCACAAGGCGTCTGCATTGCAAAACTCTTTTCTGAAAGAGACGACAAAACTTATGAAGTGAACCTTGTAAAAATAAACACTGAAAAAGACAGTGTGGATTATTTAAAAATGAAAACTGATCTTACTCTTGTAGATCAGACCGTTGGACAACTCAATTCCTTCCTGAAATCCAAAGATATTACCAATGAAAAACTGATGATGCTGGATCAGGACAGTATTTCAAATTCTGTTTATCTTTCCAAACAAGCCAACCGATACAGCCAGTATCTGATGGATCTTCAGAAAAAACTGATGCAGGTTCCGTTAGGCATGCCTACTGACGGATATATTTCCTCCAATTTCGGAATAAGAAAAAACCCGATTCCTTTTAAAACGGTTTATGCCTCGGTAAAAACCAGTGCAGCTACAGAATCAAAACCAGCGGTTGCCGCCGCTGCAAAGCCTGAAGTGAAAGCTGAACCTGTTGAGAAAATCATAGAACTTACTGACAGCTATGGAAATAAAAGAGAAGTAAAAGTGATGGTTACTCCAAAAGCGGCTCCTGTGGCTGCTGCACCCTCTCCTGCTGCTACAAAAACAGTTGCAGGAACTACTGTAAACAAAACCGCTGTTGCTGAAAAAAACAATCCCCCTGCTGAAGCTGATCAGATGCAATTCCATAAAGGATTAGACATTGCTGTTGCTTATGGCTCTGATGTAAGAGCTGCTGCTGCGGGAACTATTATTTTTTCCGGACAGAAAGGAGGCTATGGAAACTGTGTGATTGTTTCCCATGGAAACGGACTGGCTACTTTATACGGACATTTATCCCAGCTTATTGCAAAGGTAAATGATAAGGTAAAAGTAGGTCAGGTAATTGCTAAATCCGGTAACTCCGGGCGTTCTACAGGGCCTCATCTTCATTATGAAGTACACAAAAACAATACTCCGGTTAATCCGAAACTGTTTATGAATTTATAA
- a CDS encoding catalase family protein produces the protein MPNPLKYNKTFDELNEEEKKLLQINKKTIADFVEQSSSISDVNYATRNAHAKTYAVAKGIFRIEPDIPESLQPFFDKEKFDLTIRFSNAQLKIKNTKKDIPAYGFAVQIKDESGALLANYPLVNFPLFPVQSVSLFLKLFSSINRLYMKQWSSLFPMFIQMIKMLPSLLTADMLRNMLKLIRKRNDFILSFDYYSVGAYRLGDHMIKIKLSPSLVDKNTGRRQKIKDSLKNYLQKNDFTADVLIQICYDLKDQPINRLNVEWKNSPFIKIGEVQIAKNSLLDFRNCNTELLSFNPFESKIFFQPVGKIQKLRDDAYKVSVQTRRKINKLLHGKNS, from the coding sequence ATGCCAAATCCATTAAAATATAACAAGACGTTTGACGAGCTGAATGAAGAGGAAAAAAAACTCCTGCAAATCAATAAGAAAACAATCGCCGATTTTGTTGAGCAATCCTCTTCCATCAGTGACGTCAATTATGCCACCCGGAATGCGCATGCTAAAACGTATGCGGTGGCAAAAGGTATTTTCAGGATTGAACCTGACATTCCTGAATCATTGCAGCCTTTTTTTGATAAGGAAAAGTTTGATCTTACCATAAGATTTTCCAATGCTCAGCTGAAAATTAAGAATACGAAGAAAGATATTCCGGCGTATGGATTTGCAGTGCAGATTAAAGATGAAAGCGGTGCGCTGCTTGCCAACTATCCTTTAGTCAATTTTCCCTTATTCCCCGTACAGTCTGTTTCTTTATTCCTGAAGCTTTTTTCTTCGATTAACCGATTGTATATGAAACAATGGAGCAGCCTATTCCCGATGTTCATTCAAATGATCAAAATGCTTCCCTCTTTGTTAACGGCGGATATGCTCCGCAACATGCTAAAGCTTATCAGGAAAAGAAATGATTTTATTCTTTCTTTTGATTATTATTCTGTGGGCGCTTACCGTTTAGGAGACCACATGATTAAAATAAAGCTATCCCCTTCACTGGTAGACAAAAATACCGGCCGAAGGCAAAAGATTAAAGATTCTTTGAAAAATTACCTTCAAAAGAATGATTTTACGGCGGATGTTCTGATACAGATTTGTTATGATCTGAAAGACCAGCCTATCAACAGACTGAATGTGGAATGGAAAAACTCTCCTTTTATCAAAATCGGGGAAGTACAAATTGCTAAAAATTCACTGCTGGATTTCCGTAACTGTAATACTGAACTTCTTTCCTTCAATCCTTTTGAAAGCAAAATATTTTTTCAGCCTGTAGGAAAGATACAAAAGCTGCGTGACGATGCTTATAAAGTATCTGTGCAGACCAGGAGGAAGATTAATAAGCTGCTGCATGGGAAAAACAGCTAG
- a CDS encoding phosphoribosyltransferase family protein, which translates to MNKRYSLHHIHSADEFTFSPSEYSYFKYGDKSYAEKFARELFDGFISENEVLLNTDQEIVVLPSPYMAIPTASNFLCFFFKKHLDFYLFQKGKKSSVLSKINRNHTYITDYGNLNFEDRKNLIANDTYYIDKDFLRGKLCIFIDDIKITGSHEYTVNRILDEYSVKADFMFLYYAELMNFDLDPKIENFFNYYAVKNVQHVAEVMNKESFQFNTRIVKYILGLESSNFDYLTSKVRKEQMDLLLELAISNNYHLIKEYENNINTLTQTELYYGY; encoded by the coding sequence ATGAATAAAAGATACAGCTTACACCACATTCATTCTGCAGATGAGTTTACTTTCTCACCCTCAGAATACAGCTATTTCAAATATGGCGATAAGTCGTATGCTGAAAAATTTGCAAGAGAATTATTCGACGGATTTATTTCCGAAAACGAAGTCCTTCTGAATACGGATCAAGAAATCGTAGTACTTCCAAGTCCTTATATGGCGATTCCTACAGCGTCTAATTTCTTATGTTTTTTCTTCAAGAAACATCTGGATTTTTATCTGTTTCAAAAGGGAAAGAAGTCAAGTGTTCTGTCCAAAATCAACCGTAATCATACCTATATCACGGATTACGGGAATCTTAATTTTGAAGACCGTAAAAATCTGATCGCAAATGACACTTATTATATTGATAAGGACTTTTTGAGAGGAAAACTTTGTATTTTTATAGACGATATAAAAATCACGGGAAGTCATGAATATACGGTCAACAGAATTCTGGATGAGTACAGCGTGAAGGCAGACTTTATGTTCCTGTATTATGCAGAACTGATGAACTTTGACCTTGATCCGAAGATTGAAAACTTTTTCAACTATTACGCAGTAAAAAATGTACAGCATGTTGCAGAAGTAATGAATAAAGAGAGTTTTCAGTTCAATACAAGGATTGTAAAATATATTTTAGGCCTGGAATCAAGTAATTTTGATTATCTTACGTCTAAAGTAAGAAAGGAACAGATGGACCTGCTTTTGGAGCTGGCCATCAGTAACAATTATCATTTAATAAAAGAATACGAAAATAACATCAATACTTTAACACAAACGGAATTATATTATGGCTATTAA
- a CDS encoding toxic anion resistance protein, translating to MDNQENQPIDPLGSIEPLKTFEPTPLVPPTPAQPVQNAAPAVLVDREGNVNLTQLQSEERQKYEVLANSIDEANPGSIVNFGAELQKTLTNQSDSFLGNVRRSNSGEVGGLINDLLVELNYVDVDELNGNKVKSFLSKLPFMKKVMTQVENLFAKYDKIINNIEQISYKVNAGIITSTKDNAVLQTIFESNVNSIKQIEDLVIAGNIRMERAAVELAQMEAAPQNFQDYQIADKRDFIARLDRRMADLKVVRVIMMQSLPQIRLVQNNNVSIAEKAQTILTTTLPVWKNQLSLAVAMYRQQQNIEIQQKVSSTTEEILRKNAERLGQNSVNVARANEQTIVSVETLKETTSMLINTLNEVKQIQKQGADNRRKLDQDLQTLEHELKANVRG from the coding sequence ATGGACAATCAGGAAAACCAACCCATAGATCCGCTAGGATCAATAGAACCTCTTAAAACCTTTGAACCTACTCCACTGGTTCCGCCAACTCCGGCTCAGCCTGTTCAGAATGCGGCGCCGGCAGTTCTTGTGGACCGAGAGGGAAATGTAAATCTGACGCAGCTGCAGTCAGAAGAACGCCAGAAATATGAAGTTCTTGCGAACTCTATTGACGAAGCCAATCCGGGGTCTATTGTGAACTTCGGGGCAGAGCTTCAGAAAACTCTTACCAATCAGAGTGACAGCTTTTTAGGAAATGTAAGAAGATCAAACTCAGGAGAAGTAGGAGGGCTTATCAATGACCTTTTGGTAGAGCTTAATTATGTAGACGTAGATGAGCTTAACGGAAATAAAGTAAAAAGTTTCCTGAGTAAATTACCATTCATGAAAAAGGTAATGACTCAGGTAGAGAACTTATTTGCAAAATACGATAAGATCATCAACAATATTGAGCAGATTTCGTACAAAGTAAATGCAGGAATTATTACTTCTACAAAAGATAATGCTGTGCTTCAGACTATTTTTGAAAGTAATGTGAATTCCATCAAGCAGATTGAAGACCTTGTGATTGCAGGGAATATCAGAATGGAAAGAGCTGCGGTAGAACTGGCTCAGATGGAAGCCGCTCCTCAGAATTTTCAGGATTATCAGATTGCGGATAAGAGAGATTTTATTGCAAGGTTAGACAGAAGAATGGCTGATCTTAAAGTGGTTCGTGTGATCATGATGCAGTCACTTCCGCAGATCAGACTGGTACAGAATAACAACGTTTCTATCGCTGAGAAAGCGCAGACGATTCTTACCACTACACTTCCTGTATGGAAAAACCAGCTTTCACTGGCTGTAGCCATGTACAGACAGCAGCAGAATATTGAGATTCAGCAGAAAGTATCTTCCACTACAGAAGAGATTTTAAGAAAGAATGCAGAACGTCTTGGCCAGAACTCAGTAAATGTCGCCAGAGCGAACGAGCAGACTATCGTATCTGTGGAAACACTGAAAGAAACTACATCAATGCTTATCAATACATTGAATGAAGTGAAACAGATCCAGAAGCAGGGAGCAGATAACAGAAGAAAACTGGATCAGGATCTTCAGACATTGGAGCATGAGCTTAAAGCGAATGTCAGAGGTTAA
- a CDS encoding TerD family protein, whose product MAINLQKGQRINLKKENGAELSQACVGINWGAIEKKGFFGTKKEAVDLDGSCILYDSNKNVTEVIYFGNLKSRNGSVRHSGDDLTGDVDGDDGLDNEVITVDFSQLEPNVEHVAMVLNSYRGQDFGTIPFASIRIYEGTPTNVREVFAKYDIANDASFKGHVAMVMGVFYKRNGEWKFNAIGDPTADKKLEQTIQTVQMNYL is encoded by the coding sequence ATGGCTATCAACTTACAAAAAGGTCAGAGAATAAACCTTAAAAAAGAAAATGGAGCTGAGCTTTCCCAGGCTTGTGTAGGAATCAACTGGGGAGCGATTGAAAAGAAAGGATTTTTTGGAACGAAAAAAGAAGCAGTAGACTTGGATGGAAGCTGTATTTTATATGATTCAAATAAAAACGTTACCGAAGTCATTTACTTTGGAAATCTTAAATCCAGAAACGGATCCGTAAGACACAGCGGCGATGATCTTACCGGTGATGTTGACGGAGACGATGGATTAGACAACGAAGTAATCACCGTAGATTTCAGCCAGCTGGAACCAAACGTAGAGCACGTAGCAATGGTACTGAACAGCTACAGAGGCCAGGATTTCGGAACTATTCCTTTTGCTTCTATCCGTATTTATGAAGGAACGCCTACCAATGTAAGAGAAGTTTTTGCAAAATATGATATTGCCAATGACGCCTCTTTCAAAGGACATGTTGCCATGGTAATGGGAGTTTTCTACAAGAGAAACGGAGAATGGAAATTCAATGCAATCGGGGATCCCACCGCTGATAAAAAGCTGGAGCAGACGATTCAGACGGTACAGATGAATTACCTGTAA
- a CDS encoding TerC/Alx family metal homeostasis membrane protein — MEKHQSILELHPGLVWGFAVTVVIMLLLDLGVFNKKSHEVSSKEATIWSIVWISLSMVFSGVVYWVFNTDGSPESHALAVEKFTQYQAAYWIEKALSVDNLFVFILVFGFFKVPKYLHHRVLFWGIIGALIFRAIFIFAGVGLINLTYLPEMNIFGEAVKINVVMTLFGLFLVYAGIKSWGDGDDDDDEDYSNTAGARLIKSFWKVSDNYDGDKFFTIQNGIKMATPLLVVVGVIEFTDVLFAVDSIPAIFAISNDPFILYTSNIFAILGLRSLYFLLANFIHMFSKLPYGLAIILSFIGVKMLIAPWIHIPSPVSLGIVGGVLVISVLLSIIFPEKKEEKKEELEEK; from the coding sequence GTGGAAAAACATCAAAGTATTTTAGAACTGCACCCAGGTCTGGTGTGGGGATTTGCAGTAACAGTCGTTATCATGCTGCTCCTGGACTTAGGGGTATTTAATAAAAAAAGTCATGAGGTATCTTCCAAAGAAGCTACAATATGGTCCATCGTATGGATTTCACTTTCAATGGTTTTTTCAGGCGTGGTGTATTGGGTATTCAATACCGATGGAAGCCCGGAAAGCCATGCTTTGGCAGTAGAAAAATTTACCCAGTACCAGGCAGCCTATTGGATTGAGAAGGCCCTGTCTGTGGATAACTTATTTGTATTTATCCTCGTTTTCGGATTCTTCAAAGTTCCGAAATACCTTCATCATAGAGTTCTTTTCTGGGGAATTATCGGAGCACTGATCTTCAGGGCTATCTTTATCTTTGCAGGAGTAGGATTGATCAATCTTACCTATCTTCCTGAAATGAACATCTTCGGTGAAGCAGTAAAAATAAATGTTGTAATGACCTTATTCGGATTATTCCTGGTCTATGCGGGGATCAAATCCTGGGGCGATGGTGACGATGATGATGATGAAGATTACAGCAATACTGCAGGAGCCAGGCTGATCAAAAGTTTCTGGAAAGTTTCCGATAACTATGATGGAGATAAATTCTTCACCATCCAGAACGGAATCAAAATGGCAACGCCTCTTTTGGTAGTGGTAGGGGTTATTGAATTTACGGACGTGCTTTTTGCCGTAGATTCCATTCCGGCGATCTTTGCAATTTCAAATGACCCGTTCATCCTGTATACCTCCAATATCTTTGCTATTCTAGGGTTAAGATCATTGTATTTCCTGCTGGCAAACTTTATCCATATGTTCAGCAAACTTCCATACGGATTGGCCATTATCCTGTCCTTTATTGGGGTTAAAATGCTTATAGCACCATGGATTCATATTCCGTCTCCGGTTTCATTGGGAATTGTAGGAGGAGTGTTGGTAATCTCTGTTCTTTTATCCATCATCTTCCCTGAAAAAAAAGAAGAGAAGAAAGAAGAACTGGAAGAAAAATAA
- a CDS encoding TerD family protein, translating into MAINLQKGQRENINAPKFTVGLGWDINNTSTGTAFDLDASLFLLGDDKKLVSDNHFIFYNNLESPDKSVIHTGDNLTGEGAGDDEQIKIDLTKIDDAIKEITVVVTIHEADSRKQNFGQVRNSFIRIFNTDTNEEILKYELDEDFSIETAVEFGRIYNRNGEWKFEAVGAGQREGLEKFVSIYQK; encoded by the coding sequence ATGGCTATTAACTTACAAAAAGGACAAAGAGAAAATATTAACGCACCTAAATTTACTGTAGGTTTAGGATGGGATATCAATAATACTTCTACAGGAACAGCGTTCGACCTTGATGCATCTTTATTCCTGCTTGGGGACGACAAAAAATTAGTTTCAGACAACCACTTTATTTTTTACAACAATCTTGAATCTCCGGACAAATCTGTAATCCATACAGGAGATAACCTTACAGGAGAAGGAGCAGGTGACGATGAGCAGATCAAAATTGATCTTACAAAAATTGATGACGCTATCAAAGAAATTACAGTAGTGGTAACCATTCATGAAGCGGATTCAAGAAAACAGAACTTTGGACAGGTGAGAAATTCTTTCATCAGAATTTTCAATACAGATACTAACGAAGAGATCTTAAAATATGAATTAGACGAAGATTTCTCAATCGAAACTGCTGTAGAATTCGGAAGAATCTACAACAGAAACGGAGAATGGAAATTTGAGGCTGTAGGTGCTGGACAGAGAGAAGGCCTTGAAAAATTTGTATCAATTTATCAGAAGTAA
- a CDS encoding NAD(P)-dependent oxidoreductase, translating into MKKVAVIGATGFVGAHVVSELAERGYAVEALVRDASKVKTQENVTAKSVDVNNVEELVEALKGSDAVISTFNAGWTNPNLYNDFLTGSENIEKAVEQSGVKRLIVVGGAGSLYTPDNVQIVDTPDFPEAYKPGATAARDYLNKIKENNTLDWTFFSPAIEMNQANVGERTGKYRTSLETPVFDENGRSRLSVEDVAVVLVDELEQNNHIRERFTAAY; encoded by the coding sequence ATGAAAAAAGTAGCCGTAATCGGTGCAACAGGATTTGTAGGAGCACACGTAGTATCAGAATTAGCAGAGAGAGGATATGCAGTGGAAGCATTGGTAAGAGATGCCTCAAAAGTGAAAACACAGGAAAATGTAACTGCAAAAAGTGTTGATGTAAACAATGTGGAGGAATTAGTTGAAGCACTCAAAGGAAGTGATGCGGTCATCAGCACATTCAATGCAGGATGGACAAATCCTAATCTATACAACGATTTTTTAACTGGTTCGGAAAACATTGAAAAAGCTGTAGAACAGTCAGGCGTAAAAAGACTGATCGTAGTAGGTGGAGCAGGAAGCCTTTATACTCCGGATAACGTACAAATCGTGGATACTCCGGATTTCCCTGAAGCATACAAGCCGGGAGCAACAGCAGCGAGAGACTATTTAAACAAAATCAAAGAAAACAATACACTGGATTGGACATTCTTCAGCCCTGCTATCGAAATGAACCAGGCCAATGTAGGAGAAAGAACAGGGAAATACAGAACTTCTTTAGAAACTCCGGTATTTGATGAAAACGGAAGAAGCCGTCTTTCTGTAGAAGATGTAGCCGTAGTTTTAGTAGATGAATTAGAGCAGAATAATCACATCCGTGAACGTTTTACCGCCGCTTACTAA
- a CDS encoding MBL fold metallo-hydrolase → MIQKKLWSLLTLLGFISIFAGTLKVKVYNPGSKAIFPITSTIIYGDKDAILVDAQFQKQYAEQLVKEIKATGKTLKTVFISHSDPDFYFGLDVIKKAFPKAKIISTAQTAYLISASKDDKLSVWKPQLKADAPSEIIVPEAAVSIPDLEGNKIEIRQNPEDPAHSFLWIPSIKTIAGGISVSVGSHLWMADTQNAKAIDQWIGQIDSMKALNPEKVIPSHFAELSTSPQSLDFVKSYLENYKQAVTENKTSSAVIDFMVKKYPNLPGKDELGMGAKVFFKEMDWDLKSPYPAIGRKVEADFGAVKFILDFKDNKTMTFTGTAGSSKNSTDTVEYTAVEVAKNVFMVYWHEPHLGFNVTHIQDYNKNIIYSNIAGPDGTFTHPKGTLKILK, encoded by the coding sequence ATGATACAAAAGAAATTATGGTCGTTATTAACACTGTTGGGATTCATCAGCATATTTGCGGGAACCCTTAAAGTGAAAGTCTATAATCCGGGAAGCAAAGCTATTTTTCCTATTACATCTACCATTATTTATGGAGATAAAGATGCGATATTGGTAGATGCCCAGTTCCAGAAGCAATATGCAGAACAGCTGGTAAAAGAGATAAAAGCAACAGGAAAAACCCTGAAAACCGTTTTTATTTCTCACAGTGATCCTGATTTTTATTTTGGGTTGGATGTCATTAAAAAAGCTTTTCCCAAAGCGAAGATAATCTCAACGGCTCAAACAGCCTATTTGATCTCAGCTTCAAAAGACGATAAACTTTCAGTATGGAAACCCCAGCTGAAAGCAGATGCGCCATCCGAAATCATCGTTCCTGAAGCAGCCGTTTCCATTCCTGATCTTGAGGGAAATAAAATTGAAATCAGGCAAAATCCGGAAGATCCCGCGCACAGTTTTCTTTGGATTCCTTCCATCAAAACCATTGCAGGAGGAATTTCAGTTTCGGTTGGGTCGCATCTCTGGATGGCAGATACCCAGAATGCAAAGGCAATTGATCAGTGGATCGGGCAGATTGATTCGATGAAAGCACTGAATCCGGAAAAAGTAATTCCTTCCCACTTTGCAGAACTTTCCACTTCGCCACAATCTCTTGATTTTGTGAAAAGCTATCTGGAAAACTATAAACAGGCTGTGACTGAAAATAAAACTTCATCTGCTGTTATCGATTTTATGGTAAAAAAATATCCTAATCTGCCAGGAAAAGATGAATTGGGAATGGGAGCAAAGGTTTTCTTTAAAGAAATGGACTGGGATCTGAAGTCTCCATATCCCGCAATCGGACGTAAAGTAGAAGCGGATTTTGGAGCTGTGAAATTCATTCTTGATTTTAAAGATAACAAAACCATGACGTTTACAGGAACGGCCGGAAGTTCAAAAAACAGTACAGACACGGTAGAATATACTGCTGTAGAAGTAGCGAAAAATGTTTTTATGGTGTACTGGCACGAGCCGCACCTTGGTTTCAATGTAACCCATATTCAGGATTACAATAAAAATATCATCTATTCGAATATTGCAGGTCCGGACGGTACATTTACCCACCCTAAAGGAACACTTAAAATTTTGAAATAA
- a CDS encoding Rrf2 family transcriptional regulator produces MNNTRFATAVHIMTLLAKSPQEWLTSDWMAGSINVNPVIVRKEISVLREAGLIMSRQGKEGGSQLARSAETITISEIYKAVKNTEVLGKKNQNPNPACSVGKEINNHLNTLFQETDQLVVNFLGDKSLQQFTDQFE; encoded by the coding sequence ATGAACAATACAAGATTTGCTACGGCAGTACATATTATGACATTATTGGCGAAAAGTCCTCAGGAGTGGCTTACTTCTGACTGGATGGCGGGTAGTATCAACGTAAATCCGGTGATTGTCCGTAAGGAAATCAGTGTATTGAGAGAAGCAGGCCTTATCATGAGCAGACAGGGAAAAGAGGGGGGAAGCCAGCTTGCAAGGAGTGCTGAAACGATCACTATTTCTGAGATCTATAAAGCAGTAAAAAATACAGAAGTGTTAGGTAAAAAAAATCAGAATCCCAATCCTGCATGCAGTGTAGGAAAGGAGATTAATAATCATTTAAATACATTATTTCAGGAAACGGATCAGTTGGTGGTAAACTTTTTAGGAGACAAATCATTACAGCAGTTCACTGACCAGTTTGAATAA